One genomic window of Desulfurococcus mucosus DSM 2162 includes the following:
- a CDS encoding ferredoxin: MYKVKIEPRENCISDMVCVSICPDVFEMNPDDNKSQIVGKYREGGNIAVGVIPDDLAQCAQDAANACPVQIIHVEKA, from the coding sequence ATGTACAAGGTTAAAATAGAGCCTAGGGAAAACTGCATCTCCGACATGGTGTGTGTCTCCATATGCCCAGACGTCTTCGAGATGAACCCCGACGACAATAAGTCACAGATCGTAGGGAAATACAGGGAGGGCGGCAACATCGCTGTAGGAGTCATCCCAGACGACCTCGCGCAGTGCGCACAGGACGCTGCAAACGCCTGCCCCGTCCAGATAATACACGTTGAGAAAGCCTAA
- a CDS encoding cation diffusion facilitator family transporter: MGAVKAMGTIWVVAATGIAGSVMKILGGVLYGSNTLFVDALTSVANMASLISILWFRRLAYTPPDSDHHFGHERFEYIGVLPMLITYGFVAGLSVARLYYVREYRVELNAFYLALAAMLMYGVAVASSRRAPPSLRAYGAFTVSELLEGLVGVVASLGGALYSYLVDYGGAVLLTSYIFYEIYEEGRRLSSFMADEAPPLEVYERVVETAESMGYNVESLRLRTIVPGRYHGDMVLQPKSTAPSDLRELRRVLQGRGVDVCIETEKLNS, translated from the coding sequence ATGGGAGCAGTTAAAGCCATGGGAACAATATGGGTGGTTGCGGCAACCGGGATCGCCGGCAGCGTCATGAAGATACTTGGCGGGGTACTCTACGGGAGCAACACTCTCTTCGTCGACGCCTTGACAAGCGTGGCGAACATGGCCTCACTGATCTCAATACTATGGTTTAGGAGGCTCGCGTATACGCCGCCTGACTCAGACCATCACTTCGGGCACGAGCGATTCGAGTACATCGGTGTCCTGCCAATGCTCATCACCTACGGGTTCGTTGCAGGCCTCAGCGTTGCCCGCCTCTACTATGTGAGAGAATACAGGGTTGAGCTCAACGCGTTCTACCTGGCCCTCGCAGCCATGCTCATGTATGGTGTGGCGGTTGCCTCCTCCAGGAGGGCTCCCCCATCCCTCAGGGCTTACGGGGCGTTCACTGTGAGCGAGCTCCTCGAGGGCTTAGTGGGTGTTGTGGCAAGCCTCGGGGGAGCATTATACAGTTACCTCGTGGACTACGGTGGGGCAGTCCTGCTGACATCATACATATTCTACGAGATATATGAGGAGGGGAGAAGGCTTTCATCATTCATGGCTGACGAGGCACCGCCGCTGGAGGTGTATGAGAGGGTTGTGGAGACGGCTGAGTCGATGGGGTATAATGTGGAGTCCCTGAGGCTTAGAACCATAGTGCCTGGAAGGTATCACGGCGACATGGTTCTACAGCCGAAGAGCACTGCGCCAAGCGATTTAAGGGAGTTGAGGAGGGTTCTCCAGGGTAGGGGTGTGGATGTATGTATTGAAACGGAAAAACTCAACTCTTGA